A single Tuberibacillus sp. Marseille-P3662 DNA region contains:
- a CDS encoding branched-chain amino acid aminotransferase, with translation MRDNELEIVQSTNKKPKPQTDQLAFGKTFTDHMFVMDYAADKGWHHPRIVPYEPITLDPASMIFHYGQTVFEGLKAYRSKDNRILLFRPDKNLQRLNLSSDRLSMPTIDETLVMNGLKRLIHLEQDWVPSSEGTSLYIRPFIIGTEASLAVAPSQSYKLMIILSPVGSYYSKGIRPVSISVESQFTRAVKGGTGTAKTAGNYSSGYKAHAKASHEGNDEVLWLDGVEKKYIEEVGSMNIFFKINGEVVTPALNGSILDGITRRSIIELLEEWDIPVVERRISIDELYQAYDECRLEEAFGTGTAAVISPIGELNGSERKVIINDGQTGELSKKLYDTLTGIQTGRLEDSHGWTVEVK, from the coding sequence TGGGAAAACATTTACTGACCATATGTTTGTTATGGATTACGCAGCTGATAAAGGTTGGCATCATCCGCGGATCGTGCCATATGAACCTATAACATTAGATCCCGCCTCAATGATTTTTCATTATGGTCAAACTGTGTTTGAAGGTTTAAAAGCCTATCGATCAAAAGATAACCGCATTTTATTATTTAGACCTGATAAGAATTTGCAAAGATTAAATCTTTCGAGCGATCGACTTAGTATGCCAACAATCGATGAAACCCTCGTTATGAATGGTCTGAAGCGCTTGATCCACCTTGAACAAGATTGGGTGCCATCATCAGAAGGGACTTCTCTTTACATACGTCCATTTATCATTGGAACTGAAGCGAGTCTTGCTGTAGCGCCTTCACAATCTTATAAATTGATGATCATCCTATCACCTGTCGGATCTTACTATTCGAAGGGCATTCGCCCCGTTAGTATTAGTGTAGAGAGCCAGTTCACCAGAGCTGTAAAAGGTGGCACGGGTACGGCGAAGACAGCGGGGAATTATTCGTCCGGTTACAAAGCCCATGCAAAAGCAAGTCATGAAGGCAATGATGAAGTTTTATGGCTTGATGGCGTTGAGAAAAAATATATAGAGGAAGTTGGCAGTATGAACATCTTCTTTAAAATCAACGGAGAAGTCGTCACCCCGGCATTAAATGGAAGTATTTTAGATGGTATTACTAGAAGGTCAATTATCGAATTACTGGAAGAATGGGACATACCCGTTGTAGAAAGAAGGATATCTATCGACGAATTGTATCAAGCCTACGATGAGTGTCGTTTAGAAGAAGCCTTTGGTACAGGTACGGCTGCTGTTATTTCTCCAATTGGGGAGTTGAATGGGTCAGAACGCAAAGTGATCATTAACGATGGACAAACAGGAGAGTTATCTAAAAAGTTGTATGACACTCTTACAGGCATTCAAACTGGAAGGTTAGAAGATTCTCATGGATGGACAGTAGAAGTGAAGTGA
- a CDS encoding ROK family transcriptional regulator encodes MDTGDATYIKQINRRILIEEIIKNISLSRSELSRITGLNKATVSAQVSDLLNDHIVIEKSAGESITRGRKPILLEINGEAGYSIGIDIDEHVLNLICINLKGKPFHKLRLDVENYNFDHVINLLIENVVSLMEKFNQAYQPIGLVGVGVGIHGIVNNKSDIVFTPKQQWSNIDIQSRLENTFKTNVYVDNNANLSAYAEQVYYEHISDLFCITLYSGIGLGMINENKIYRGFQGFAGEIGHMIVEPNGLLCSCGNKGCWELYASETSLMNTLEEKYPTLTLPEYTEKLVNEEAFEAILDEYLNYLAIGLNNIINIFNPETIIINGTIINGHSSFITNIREKLKSKINNYRDIRVSQIGENACALGGAALAIKNFFGVNMVDYVDYNYFN; translated from the coding sequence TTGGATACTGGTGATGCAACTTATATCAAACAAATCAATCGAAGAATTTTAATAGAAGAAATTATAAAAAACATCTCATTATCTCGAAGTGAGCTTTCCAGAATAACAGGATTGAACAAAGCGACCGTTTCTGCCCAAGTTAGTGATCTTCTTAATGATCATATCGTCATTGAAAAAAGTGCAGGTGAATCTATAACACGTGGCCGAAAGCCAATCCTTTTAGAAATTAATGGCGAAGCAGGTTACAGTATTGGTATTGATATAGACGAACATGTTCTTAACCTTATTTGTATCAATCTAAAGGGAAAGCCGTTTCATAAACTGAGATTAGATGTGGAAAATTACAATTTTGACCATGTGATCAACCTGTTAATTGAGAATGTGGTATCACTTATGGAAAAGTTTAACCAAGCGTATCAACCCATTGGTCTTGTGGGTGTAGGTGTTGGCATTCACGGTATCGTTAATAACAAAAGTGACATTGTGTTCACACCTAAACAACAATGGTCCAATATAGATATTCAAAGTCGACTTGAGAATACATTTAAGACAAATGTTTACGTTGATAACAATGCCAATTTAAGTGCCTACGCAGAACAAGTCTATTATGAACATATATCTGATTTATTCTGTATTACCCTATACTCTGGAATAGGCCTTGGCATGATTAACGAAAATAAAATTTATAGAGGTTTTCAAGGATTTGCCGGCGAAATTGGTCATATGATTGTTGAACCGAATGGTCTATTATGTTCATGTGGGAACAAGGGATGCTGGGAACTATACGCGTCTGAGACATCGTTGATGAATACACTTGAAGAAAAATACCCTACACTTACACTCCCAGAGTATACCGAAAAGTTGGTTAATGAAGAGGCATTTGAAGCAATTTTGGATGAATACTTAAATTATTTAGCCATTGGACTTAATAACATCATTAACATTTTCAATCCGGAAACAATTATTATCAATGGAACCATTATAAATGGCCATTCATCTTTTATAACGAACATTCGTGAAAAATTAAAATCGAAAATTAATAATTACAGGGACATAAGAGTTTCCCAAATTGGTGAAAATGCCTGTGCGCTTGGCGGGGCAGCCTTAGCCATTAAAAATTTTTTTGGTGTGAATATGGTTGACTATGTGGATTACAATTATTTTAATTAA
- the uxaC gene encoding glucuronate isomerase: protein MRTFISDDFLLYNKTARDLYHNVAKDLPIIDYHNHLSPEEILQDKNYTSLAEIWLAGDHYKWRAMRANGISEPFVTGEKSAYEKFLAWAKTVPKTIGNPLYHWTHLELVRYFEIDQLLDEHTAPSIWDKANEKLLAPEMSAKSLLQKEKVKFVGTTDDPTDDLASHAQLAKEGFSCKVSPSFRPDKGLNIEKDEFLPWIKQLEQATDSSIDQYDDLLSGLEKRVDYFAAHDCKSSDHGISVMFYEAATKDEVSAIFHKRLLGQELNKKETDQFKTYTLLALAEMYAEKGWVMQFHLGAKRNNHTRMFKHLGPDSGFDSIGDRLLADPLANFLDALEQKSKLPKTILYSVNPRDNYILAAMAGNYQNNEVPGKIQLGTAWWFNDNIDGMEDQMKTLANVGLIRHFVGMLTDSRSFLSLSRHEYFRRILCNLLGSWVEEGKAPKDMILLGTYVKDICYYNAKRYFNL from the coding sequence TTGCGAACCTTTATTTCAGACGATTTTTTATTATATAACAAGACTGCGAGGGATCTTTACCATAATGTTGCGAAGGATCTACCCATCATTGACTACCATAATCATTTAAGCCCTGAAGAGATTTTACAAGATAAGAATTATACGAGCTTGGCGGAGATTTGGTTAGCCGGTGATCATTATAAGTGGAGAGCCATGAGAGCGAATGGGATCAGTGAACCTTTTGTAACAGGTGAAAAAAGTGCTTACGAAAAGTTTCTAGCTTGGGCGAAAACGGTTCCCAAAACAATCGGAAACCCACTTTATCACTGGACCCATTTAGAATTGGTGAGGTATTTTGAAATTGACCAACTGTTAGATGAACATACGGCACCATCGATTTGGGATAAGGCTAACGAGAAACTACTGGCTCCGGAGATGTCGGCTAAGTCTTTATTACAAAAAGAAAAAGTTAAATTTGTTGGAACAACAGATGATCCAACAGATGATTTGGCTTCGCATGCTCAGTTGGCCAAAGAGGGCTTTAGTTGTAAGGTATCACCATCTTTTCGACCCGATAAAGGGCTGAATATAGAAAAAGATGAGTTCCTACCATGGATTAAGCAATTAGAGCAAGCGACAGATTCATCCATTGATCAATATGATGATTTGTTGAGTGGATTAGAAAAACGAGTCGATTATTTTGCTGCACACGACTGTAAAAGCTCTGATCACGGTATCAGCGTTATGTTCTATGAAGCAGCCACAAAAGATGAAGTTTCAGCGATTTTTCATAAGAGATTACTAGGCCAAGAACTTAATAAAAAAGAAACCGATCAATTTAAAACCTATACACTGTTAGCATTGGCTGAAATGTATGCTGAAAAAGGCTGGGTCATGCAATTCCACTTGGGTGCGAAGCGAAATAATCATACGCGAATGTTTAAACACCTTGGTCCTGATAGTGGTTTTGATTCAATTGGTGATCGATTGTTGGCTGATCCATTAGCTAATTTCCTAGACGCCTTAGAGCAAAAATCCAAACTGCCAAAAACGATTTTATATAGCGTCAATCCTCGTGATAATTATATTCTTGCAGCTATGGCAGGCAATTATCAAAACAATGAGGTACCAGGAAAAATTCAATTGGGGACAGCTTGGTGGTTCAATGACAATATTGATGGTATGGAAGATCAAATGAAGACATTAGCGAACGTCGGTTTAATCCGTCATTTTGTTGGTATGTTAACCGACTCCAGAAGCTTTTTATCCTTATCACGCCATGAGTATTTCAGAAGAATTTTGTGTAACCTGCTGGGCTCCTGGGTTGAAGAAGGAAAGGCACCAAAAGATATGATCCTATTGGGAACATATGTAAAGGATATTTGTTATTACAATGCAAAGCGTTATTTTAACTTGTAA
- the uxuA gene encoding mannonate dehydratase, with amino-acid sequence MEMSFRWYGKDDPVTLDKIQQIPGMLGIVSAIYDIPVGDVWPFEKIVELRQSIENHGLKLNVIESVPVHEDIKMGLDSRDQWIENYKETLRNLSKAGIKTVCYNFMPVFDWTRSQLDAPLADGSHSLLYEDEKIKGLNPLSGELALPGWDLSYQKDDLRKIIDRYQIISEQQLMDNLIYFLEEVVPVAEEEDIMLAIHPDDPPWPIFGLPRVITNKTNVEYMLNAVDSPNNGITFCTGSYGANPDNDLLDIIEAAKGRIHFVHARNVKWTGDLSFQETAHLSRDGSLDIVDVLQKLNEVGFTGPIRPDHGRMIWGEEGRPGYGLYDRALGATYLNGIIETLDKAEEA; translated from the coding sequence ATGGAAATGAGTTTTCGGTGGTATGGTAAGGATGATCCGGTCACACTTGATAAAATCCAACAAATTCCAGGTATGTTAGGGATCGTTTCAGCCATTTATGATATTCCAGTCGGAGATGTTTGGCCATTTGAGAAAATTGTGGAACTTAGGCAATCCATTGAAAATCACGGCCTGAAGCTGAACGTGATTGAAAGTGTGCCTGTTCATGAAGATATCAAAATGGGATTAGATTCACGAGATCAATGGATTGAAAATTATAAAGAAACGTTACGAAATCTTTCGAAAGCAGGCATTAAAACGGTTTGTTATAATTTCATGCCGGTGTTTGATTGGACCCGATCACAGTTAGATGCACCGCTCGCGGATGGTTCGCATTCATTGTTATACGAAGATGAAAAAATCAAAGGCCTTAATCCTCTTAGTGGTGAGTTAGCATTACCGGGTTGGGATTTATCCTATCAAAAAGATGATTTAAGGAAAATTATAGATCGGTACCAAATAATTTCAGAACAACAATTAATGGACAATCTCATTTATTTTCTAGAAGAAGTTGTCCCTGTCGCAGAGGAAGAAGATATCATGCTCGCGATCCATCCCGATGATCCGCCGTGGCCTATTTTTGGACTACCACGCGTCATAACCAATAAAACCAATGTTGAATATATGCTCAATGCCGTCGACAGTCCGAATAATGGTATCACATTTTGTACGGGTTCCTATGGGGCTAATCCAGACAATGATTTACTTGACATCATAGAAGCTGCCAAAGGGCGCATTCATTTCGTTCATGCTCGTAATGTCAAGTGGACGGGTGATTTATCGTTTCAAGAAACCGCTCATTTATCAAGAGATGGTTCGCTAGATATAGTCGATGTGCTTCAGAAGTTAAATGAAGTCGGTTTTACTGGCCCGATACGACCTGATCATGGAAGAATGATTTGGGGTGAAGAAGGTCGACCAGGTTATGGATTATATGATCGTGCCCTTGGTGCAACCTATTTAAATGGCATCATTGAAACGCTAGATAAAGCAGAGGAGGCATAA
- a CDS encoding SDR family oxidoreductase, which yields MELPFDINLENRVAVVTGGSGVLGSVLCESLAQAGAQVIILARNKGKIDRVVERIKQNGGKAYGYSVDVLNKEDLETVHQDVLSKVGPCSLLINGAGGNSSKATTDGERLSLDDLTDQNQQTFFDLDPNAVEGLFNLNFLGALIPTQVFTKDMVDQEQATVINISSMNAFRPLTKIPAYSGAKAAISNFTQWLAVYFSKVGIRVNAMAPGFFLTDQNRDLMFTEDRELSDRANKILSQTPVERFGKPEDLVGTLLWLVDHRSSGFVNGIVVPIDGGFSAYSGV from the coding sequence ATGGAACTACCCTTTGATATTAATCTTGAAAATAGGGTTGCCGTTGTGACAGGAGGCAGCGGTGTCCTAGGTTCTGTATTATGTGAATCATTAGCGCAAGCGGGGGCGCAAGTGATCATTTTGGCAAGAAATAAGGGGAAGATTGATCGCGTTGTCGAACGGATCAAACAAAATGGAGGTAAGGCGTACGGTTATAGCGTCGATGTCCTCAATAAAGAGGATTTAGAAACGGTGCATCAAGATGTTCTGTCGAAAGTGGGTCCGTGTAGTCTATTAATTAACGGTGCCGGTGGGAATAGCTCTAAGGCAACGACAGATGGTGAGCGACTCAGTTTAGATGATTTAACGGATCAAAATCAACAAACGTTTTTTGATTTAGATCCGAACGCCGTCGAAGGTTTGTTTAATTTGAACTTTTTAGGGGCGCTAATACCTACACAAGTCTTTACAAAGGATATGGTAGACCAAGAGCAGGCAACTGTGATTAATATTTCATCCATGAATGCATTTCGTCCACTAACAAAAATTCCTGCTTACAGTGGAGCTAAAGCAGCGATTAGCAATTTCACTCAATGGTTAGCTGTCTATTTTTCTAAAGTGGGCATCCGTGTAAATGCGATGGCACCGGGTTTTTTCCTGACTGATCAAAACAGAGATTTAATGTTTACAGAAGATAGAGAACTTAGTGATCGTGCTAATAAAATTTTATCACAGACGCCAGTCGAACGGTTTGGAAAACCCGAAGATTTAGTTGGTACATTGCTTTGGCTAGTGGATCATCGGTCGTCAGGCTTTGTGAATGGCATTGTTGTGCCAATTGATGGTGGATTTTCCGCTTATTCGGGCGTTTAA